From one Chanodichthys erythropterus isolate Z2021 chromosome 3, ASM2448905v1, whole genome shotgun sequence genomic stretch:
- the si:ch211-51c14.1 gene encoding protein kinase C and casein kinase substrate in neurons protein 1 isoform X1, with protein MSTLPAETGPEDANNQSFWMPGNYHRTVKRTEDAFQACNDIVACFQERARVERQYAQQLSEWSTKWKPLVDASPLYGSLLRAWQCFLSSADRLSSLHSSICRALVSEDGDRIRTWQKDTFHKKIFGGFKESQDFETGFSRAQKPWAKRLKKLEKARSAFHKACRKEHVAREREAHAQGNPDIAIEKQRKIQEETELAHQETEKVRARYEKVLEEVTRYAPRYMEEMESIFDQSQEEERKRISFLKQAFLSIHRHLDVTNNDSVKAVYNELHNTLMSISEQEDLRWWKNTHGPGMPTDWPQFQEWTPDKKHKKGKKEVEQKAAMMERSVMIGGVRVRALYDYVGQETDELSFKAGEEFLKIEDEDDQGWCRGMMDGGKEGLYPANYVEVV; from the exons ATGTCAACGCTCCCGGCTGAGACAGGCCCTGAGGATGCCAACAATCAGAGCTTCTGGATG CCAGGGAACTACCACCGGACAGTGAAGAGGACCGAAGATGCCTTCCAGGCATGTAATGACATAGTGGCGTGTTTCCAGGAAAGGGCCAGGGTTGAGAGACAGTACGCGCAGCAACTTAGTGAGTGGAGTACCAAATGGAAACCCCTAGTGGATGCGA GTCCTCTCTACGGCTCTCTGTTGCGAGCATGGCAGTGCTTCCTCTCTTCTGCTGACCGCCTCTCCTCGCTGCACTCCTCCATCTGTCGTGCTCTGGTGTCAGAGGACGGAGATCGCATCCGGACGTGGCAGAAGGACACTTTCCATAAGAAGATATTTGGAGGTTTCAAGGAGTCCCAGGATTTTGAAACCGGTTTCTCACGTGCTCAGAAGCCCTGGGCCAAGAGACTGAAGAAG TTAGAGAAGGCCAGGTCGGCGTTTCACAAAGCTTGTCGCAAGGAACACGTGGCCCGTGAGCGGGAGGCCCATGCCCAAGGCAACCCTGACATTGCCATCGAGAAACAGAGGAAGATCCAGGAAGAGACCGAACTGGCTCACCAGGAGACAGAAAAG GTGCGAGCCCGCTATGAGAAGGTTCTTGAGGAAGTGACACGTTATGCTCCGCGCTACATGGAGGAAATGGAGTCTATCTTTGACCAATCGCAAGAGGAGGAGAGGAAGAGGATAAGCTTCCTCAAACAGGCTTTCCTGTCCATCCACAGACACTTGGATGTCACCAACAATGACAG TGTAAAAGCCGTGTACAATGAGCTTCATAACACTCTGATGTCCATCAGTGAGCAAGAAGATTTGCGCTGGTGGAAGAATACACATGGACCGGGGATGCCCACTGACTGGCCTCAATTTCAG GAGTGGACTCCAGACAAGAAGCATAAAAAGGGAAAGAAGGAGGTGGAGCAGAAAGCAGCAATGATGGAGAGAAG TGTAATGATTGGAGGAGTGAGAGTCAGAGCTCTTTATGACTATGTTGGACAGGAGACCGATGAACTCTCCTTCAAAGCAG GTGAGGAGTTTCTGAAGATCGAGGATGAGGATGATCAGGGTTGGTGCAGAGGCATGATGGACGGAGGGAAAGAGGGCCTTTACCCTGCTAACTACGTGGAGGTGGTGTAG
- the si:ch211-51c14.1 gene encoding protein kinase C and casein kinase substrate in neurons protein 1 isoform X2: protein MSTLPAETGPEDANNQSFWMPGNYHRTVKRTEDAFQACNDIVACFQERARVERQYAQQLSPLYGSLLRAWQCFLSSADRLSSLHSSICRALVSEDGDRIRTWQKDTFHKKIFGGFKESQDFETGFSRAQKPWAKRLKKLEKARSAFHKACRKEHVAREREAHAQGNPDIAIEKQRKIQEETELAHQETEKVRARYEKVLEEVTRYAPRYMEEMESIFDQSQEEERKRISFLKQAFLSIHRHLDVTNNDSVKAVYNELHNTLMSISEQEDLRWWKNTHGPGMPTDWPQFQEWTPDKKHKKGKKEVEQKAAMMERSVMIGGVRVRALYDYVGQETDELSFKAGEEFLKIEDEDDQGWCRGMMDGGKEGLYPANYVEVV, encoded by the exons ATGTCAACGCTCCCGGCTGAGACAGGCCCTGAGGATGCCAACAATCAGAGCTTCTGGATG CCAGGGAACTACCACCGGACAGTGAAGAGGACCGAAGATGCCTTCCAGGCATGTAATGACATAGTGGCGTGTTTCCAGGAAAGGGCCAGGGTTGAGAGACAGTACGCGCAGCAACTTA GTCCTCTCTACGGCTCTCTGTTGCGAGCATGGCAGTGCTTCCTCTCTTCTGCTGACCGCCTCTCCTCGCTGCACTCCTCCATCTGTCGTGCTCTGGTGTCAGAGGACGGAGATCGCATCCGGACGTGGCAGAAGGACACTTTCCATAAGAAGATATTTGGAGGTTTCAAGGAGTCCCAGGATTTTGAAACCGGTTTCTCACGTGCTCAGAAGCCCTGGGCCAAGAGACTGAAGAAG TTAGAGAAGGCCAGGTCGGCGTTTCACAAAGCTTGTCGCAAGGAACACGTGGCCCGTGAGCGGGAGGCCCATGCCCAAGGCAACCCTGACATTGCCATCGAGAAACAGAGGAAGATCCAGGAAGAGACCGAACTGGCTCACCAGGAGACAGAAAAG GTGCGAGCCCGCTATGAGAAGGTTCTTGAGGAAGTGACACGTTATGCTCCGCGCTACATGGAGGAAATGGAGTCTATCTTTGACCAATCGCAAGAGGAGGAGAGGAAGAGGATAAGCTTCCTCAAACAGGCTTTCCTGTCCATCCACAGACACTTGGATGTCACCAACAATGACAG TGTAAAAGCCGTGTACAATGAGCTTCATAACACTCTGATGTCCATCAGTGAGCAAGAAGATTTGCGCTGGTGGAAGAATACACATGGACCGGGGATGCCCACTGACTGGCCTCAATTTCAG GAGTGGACTCCAGACAAGAAGCATAAAAAGGGAAAGAAGGAGGTGGAGCAGAAAGCAGCAATGATGGAGAGAAG TGTAATGATTGGAGGAGTGAGAGTCAGAGCTCTTTATGACTATGTTGGACAGGAGACCGATGAACTCTCCTTCAAAGCAG GTGAGGAGTTTCTGAAGATCGAGGATGAGGATGATCAGGGTTGGTGCAGAGGCATGATGGACGGAGGGAAAGAGGGCCTTTACCCTGCTAACTACGTGGAGGTGGTGTAG